In Leptospira sp. WS58.C1, a single genomic region encodes these proteins:
- the rnc gene encoding ribonuclease III — translation MIKKKYIQNKTESDPKDPSLLASELGLKFNKPSYLEIAFIHSSFRNENPEYKEDNERLEFLGDSVLGLVVAKYLYRTNPSASEGELSRKKATLVSTAMLNGLSEKLGLTSYVLLGKGEGQGGAQKKLGANLFESLVGAIYLDQGMEAAEKFILEHLIEYIKNSDKVKEATDYKSILQEICQKKFRLLPSYRLIKETGPDHEKTFYVSVSIRDKHSAEGKGKNKKFAEQDAAKQLLKALKIKV, via the coding sequence TTGATAAAAAAAAAATACATTCAAAATAAAACCGAATCCGATCCTAAGGATCCTTCCTTACTTGCGTCCGAACTAGGTTTAAAATTTAATAAACCTTCTTACTTAGAAATTGCATTCATACATAGTTCTTTTAGGAACGAAAATCCCGAATATAAAGAAGACAACGAAAGATTAGAGTTCTTAGGCGATTCGGTCCTAGGTCTGGTTGTCGCAAAATATTTGTATCGAACAAATCCTTCCGCAAGTGAAGGCGAGCTATCCAGAAAAAAAGCAACCTTGGTCTCCACCGCGATGTTAAACGGTCTCAGTGAAAAGTTGGGACTAACTTCTTACGTACTACTCGGAAAAGGAGAGGGCCAGGGAGGCGCACAAAAAAAACTGGGAGCCAATCTATTCGAGTCCTTGGTCGGTGCGATTTATTTAGACCAAGGAATGGAAGCGGCGGAGAAGTTTATACTAGAACATCTAATAGAATACATTAAAAATTCCGATAAGGTAAAAGAGGCTACGGATTATAAATCCATCCTCCAGGAAATCTGCCAAAAAAAATTCAGACTTTTACCGTCTTACAGATTAATAAAAGAGACCGGGCCGGATCACGAAAAGACCTTTTACGTTAGTGTATCTATCCGGGACAAACATTCTGCGGAAGGTAAGGGAAAGAACAAAAAGTTCGCCGAACAAGATGCAGCGAAACAATTATTGAAGGCCCTAAAGATCAAGGTTTAA
- a CDS encoding glycoside hydrolase family 36 protein: MKAVLRTRIYEEEQKSQFEFPAGRAETKSNCGNYKFSFKLIKSQGKSTYAPVLEWIAEKRPPAGLELLTLEWELPSHGIKEGRIFRHGYQSWSLSASENLEAADISPKLGFLQFSQENIYSEHSGEEGNWISEAYVILLPKNEDSKFFAGAISKGEEGVKFKILTSSSSPKTSDHFFSGDIRVVYDFYRFEDFKGNKLPLTQIRVSKFTGDEAIFTKNYFAELAKNLKVKLPETQVPTGWCSWYHYYTKISEKIILQNLKELRSKNLGLKVFQIDDGYQAEIGDWLETNDRFPGGMGLLAEAIRSEKLLPGIWLAPFLVRKKSKFFQKFPEAVLKDRDGNPVPALWNPNWGMDYTYCLDVTHPASKEFLATVFKTIVKEYGYKYLKLDFLYSALLPGWTYDRSVSPHTRYADAIKFIRKVVGKDIFLLGCGAPMLPSIGLFDAMRISCDVAPFWYREKSRILVKDRNGLCTERALINDITRASMHRTLWLNDPDCLLVRKKKNSMTEAQTKIMASIMSVSGGMLFVSDDLSLVNEDRLELLQKSLALQSKCRSKTPLPVGLGTEFFPSALYNPSGYLGIWNPSDEKKEILLSLFFPWDKKNSIDYWTGKKPDSLEIDSRKKVLKIEMEPWSTVVLYSGKQS, from the coding sequence ATGAAAGCAGTTTTGCGCACCCGTATCTATGAAGAAGAACAAAAGTCTCAGTTTGAGTTTCCGGCGGGAAGAGCCGAGACCAAGAGCAATTGCGGGAATTATAAGTTTTCCTTTAAATTAATCAAGTCTCAGGGTAAATCCACGTACGCTCCCGTTTTAGAATGGATCGCAGAAAAAAGACCTCCGGCAGGTTTGGAACTTTTAACCCTGGAATGGGAACTTCCTTCCCATGGGATTAAAGAAGGTAGGATTTTCAGACATGGATACCAGTCCTGGAGTCTATCCGCTTCCGAAAATTTGGAAGCCGCAGATATCTCTCCCAAATTAGGTTTTTTACAATTCTCCCAAGAAAATATCTATTCTGAACATTCCGGAGAAGAAGGCAACTGGATCTCGGAGGCTTACGTTATCCTATTGCCTAAAAACGAAGACTCTAAATTTTTTGCGGGAGCAATCTCCAAGGGAGAAGAAGGAGTTAAGTTTAAAATCCTGACTTCATCTTCTTCCCCAAAAACCTCCGACCATTTTTTTAGCGGAGATATTCGAGTCGTATACGATTTTTACCGGTTCGAGGATTTTAAAGGGAACAAGCTACCACTCACTCAGATCCGCGTTTCCAAATTTACGGGCGACGAAGCGATCTTTACCAAAAATTATTTTGCGGAACTTGCAAAAAACCTAAAGGTAAAACTTCCGGAAACTCAGGTGCCTACAGGCTGGTGTTCTTGGTATCATTATTACACCAAAATTTCGGAGAAGATTATTCTCCAAAATTTAAAAGAACTCAGATCTAAGAATTTAGGATTAAAAGTTTTCCAAATAGACGACGGGTATCAAGCCGAGATCGGGGATTGGCTGGAAACAAACGATCGTTTCCCCGGTGGAATGGGATTACTTGCCGAAGCGATCCGTTCCGAAAAATTACTCCCAGGGATCTGGCTTGCCCCGTTCCTCGTTCGCAAAAAATCCAAATTTTTCCAAAAATTCCCGGAAGCTGTCTTAAAAGATAGGGACGGAAATCCGGTACCGGCGCTTTGGAATCCGAATTGGGGAATGGATTATACTTACTGTTTAGATGTGACCCATCCCGCGTCTAAAGAATTTTTAGCCACAGTTTTCAAAACTATCGTTAAAGAATACGGATACAAATACCTAAAATTGGACTTCTTGTATTCCGCATTATTGCCGGGTTGGACTTACGATCGAAGCGTTTCACCTCACACTCGTTATGCGGATGCAATTAAGTTCATTCGAAAAGTGGTCGGAAAAGATATATTCCTCTTAGGTTGTGGAGCACCTATGCTTCCTTCCATTGGGTTATTTGATGCAATGAGAATTTCCTGCGATGTAGCCCCTTTTTGGTACAGAGAAAAGTCTAGAATTCTAGTAAAGGATAGAAATGGGCTCTGCACTGAAAGAGCGCTTATCAACGATATTACGAGAGCCTCCATGCATAGGACTCTTTGGTTGAATGACCCGGATTGCCTTTTGGTCCGAAAAAAGAAAAACAGCATGACGGAAGCCCAAACAAAGATCATGGCAAGTATCATGTCTGTCTCCGGGGGAATGTTATTCGTTTCAGACGATCTTTCCCTGGTAAACGAAGATCGTTTGGAATTATTACAAAAAAGTTTAGCTCTCCAATCCAAATGTAGAAGTAAAACTCCTCTTCCTGTGGGACTAGGGACCGAATTTTTTCCGAGTGCTCTCTACAATCCATCCGGTTATTTAGGGATTTGGAATCCAAGCGACGAGAAAAAGGAAATTTTACTCTCCTTATTCTTTCCTTGGGACAAAAAAAATTCCATAGATTATTGGACAGGGAAAAAGCCGGACTCCTTGGAAATAGATTCACGTAAAAAAGTTCTCAAAATTGAAATGGAACCTTGGTCCACAGTGGTCCTCTATTCGGGAAAACAAAGTTGA
- a CDS encoding putative lipoprotein: MKFFHKILGIGFLTFGILLSQNCFLDTISNSISKSSDSLESLSKSVVSVVSSVSSSSKDEAAEKKGFKRDVENLTAIYLQTGSTRSSEFESDLAELASKNGVTNWKNSESTYVSIGRGLKKAGVGAEEFKNFAANVNSKPAIVKALERGYLSL, encoded by the coding sequence ATGAAATTTTTTCACAAAATTCTGGGAATAGGTTTCCTAACATTCGGGATCCTACTCTCCCAAAATTGTTTTTTAGATACTATATCAAATTCCATTTCAAAATCTTCGGATTCGTTAGAAAGTCTTTCTAAATCCGTGGTTTCCGTAGTTTCTTCCGTTTCTTCTTCTTCCAAGGATGAGGCTGCGGAAAAAAAAGGATTTAAAAGAGATGTAGAAAATCTAACTGCAATTTATTTACAAACCGGATCCACTCGTTCTTCCGAATTCGAATCCGATCTGGCGGAACTCGCTTCTAAAAACGGAGTGACCAACTGGAAAAATTCAGAAAGCACTTATGTTTCAATCGGAAGAGGATTAAAAAAGGCAGGCGTGGGTGCGGAAGAATTTAAAAATTTTGCGGCAAACGTAAATTCTAAACCGGCGATCGTAAAAGCTTTGGAAAGAGGCTATCTTTCCCTCTAA
- a CDS encoding histone deacetylase — MRQQLERLALVYHPEYNMDLGPHVFPARKYAMIYNQVKEDPKLSSLPALQPAPVGEEELSLVHTPEFISDFMNLRYTDRTMYSELPLNQTMVRSFCLGVGGTILATEMTENYKYVYHIGGGFHHSMPDRAEGFCYLNDAAIATKLYLQKYPERKVLFIDLDLHQGNGNARIFQGDPSVWTFSMHQEELYPKKEKSNLDVPLENGTGDKVYLSRLSEGLERIRNDFKPDLIYYFAGADPFEDDSLGDLKLTFDGLKARDKTVKTFADSLDIPVVIMPAGGYARNFHDTVRIHFNTIRVFASLI, encoded by the coding sequence TTGCGCCAACAGTTAGAACGGCTCGCTCTAGTTTATCATCCGGAATACAATATGGACCTGGGTCCCCACGTATTCCCCGCACGTAAATACGCAATGATATACAATCAAGTCAAGGAAGATCCTAAACTTTCTTCCTTGCCTGCACTCCAACCGGCTCCGGTCGGAGAGGAAGAATTAAGCCTGGTCCATACTCCGGAATTCATTTCCGATTTTATGAATTTAAGATATACGGACCGGACAATGTATTCGGAACTTCCGCTCAATCAAACTATGGTCAGAAGTTTTTGTCTTGGAGTGGGAGGAACCATTCTTGCGACTGAGATGACTGAAAATTACAAATACGTGTATCATATCGGCGGTGGGTTCCATCATAGCATGCCGGATAGGGCGGAAGGTTTCTGCTATCTGAACGACGCTGCAATTGCGACGAAACTTTATCTGCAAAAATATCCGGAACGAAAGGTTTTATTTATAGATCTGGATCTTCACCAAGGGAATGGGAACGCTAGAATTTTCCAAGGAGACCCTTCGGTTTGGACTTTTTCCATGCACCAAGAAGAGTTATATCCAAAAAAAGAGAAGTCCAATCTGGATGTACCTTTGGAGAACGGAACAGGTGACAAAGTTTATCTTTCTCGTTTAAGCGAAGGTTTAGAAAGGATCCGAAACGACTTCAAGCCGGATCTGATCTATTATTTTGCGGGTGCGGATCCTTTCGAGGACGATTCTCTTGGGGATCTAAAACTTACTTTTGATGGGTTGAAGGCGAGGGATAAGACGGTAAAAACTTTTGCGGATTCTTTGGATATTCCTGTGGTGATCATGCCTGCGGGCGGTTATGCAAGAAATTTCCACGATACTGTGCGAATCCATTTTAATACGATCAGGGTTTTCGCCTCTTTAATTTGA
- the aroB gene encoding 3-dehydroquinate synthase codes for MNPIREVQIRAFSKEYKVQIHSDFRGLGETIKRFYPISSIFILTERKLAGLFSKFYESELSCPGIPYHEIYIKGGEKNKHILRTAEVYNKLIELGADRKSLILALGGGVVGDFAGFIASTFQRGIRFAQIPTTLLASVDSSVGGKVAVNADLGKNMIGSFYQPEFVFLPLIALSTLPKREWRCGMAEIVKHALLSGGEYLEKVRSNDKSVYDHTSSELLDLIVGSILYKANIVSQDERETGLRKVLNLGHTTAHAIESLTNYRRYSHGEAVSIGLLTAIILSAEKQGLDPSWIEGLKRILKAYDLPYHDKSKSAQVAKHTLHDKKNVGNSVRFVLLQSPGNPIWDIPVELEEIASAFRKQKKMD; via the coding sequence ATGAATCCTATCCGGGAAGTACAGATCAGAGCATTTTCAAAAGAATATAAGGTCCAGATCCATTCGGACTTCAGAGGTTTGGGAGAAACGATCAAAAGATTTTATCCTATTTCTTCCATATTTATACTTACGGAAAGAAAACTTGCCGGATTGTTTTCCAAGTTTTACGAATCGGAACTTTCCTGTCCCGGAATCCCATACCACGAAATTTATATCAAGGGCGGCGAGAAAAATAAACATATCCTTCGTACCGCAGAAGTTTATAATAAACTGATCGAGCTTGGAGCGGACCGCAAAAGTTTGATCCTTGCATTGGGCGGGGGAGTTGTAGGCGATTTTGCCGGATTTATCGCATCCACGTTCCAAAGAGGGATACGTTTTGCACAAATTCCTACAACCTTACTTGCTTCCGTAGATTCTTCCGTGGGCGGAAAAGTAGCAGTGAATGCCGATCTTGGGAAAAATATGATCGGCTCCTTCTACCAACCTGAGTTCGTTTTTTTACCTTTGATCGCATTGTCCACTTTGCCCAAAAGAGAATGGAGATGTGGAATGGCTGAGATCGTAAAACACGCGCTTTTATCGGGTGGAGAATATTTGGAGAAGGTCCGCTCGAACGATAAATCCGTTTACGACCATACTTCTTCCGAACTTTTGGATCTGATCGTAGGTTCTATTTTATATAAGGCTAATATAGTTTCCCAGGACGAAAGAGAAACGGGTTTGAGAAAAGTCCTGAATCTAGGACATACTACCGCTCACGCAATAGAATCTCTCACGAATTATAGAAGATATTCTCATGGAGAAGCGGTTTCTATCGGGCTTTTGACTGCGATCATTTTATCCGCAGAAAAACAAGGTCTGGATCCTTCTTGGATAGAAGGTCTAAAAAGAATATTAAAAGCGTATGATCTTCCGTATCACGATAAAAGTAAATCCGCACAAGTTGCGAAACATACTCTTCATGATAAGAAGAATGTAGGCAACTCGGTTCGTTTTGTTCTTCTTCAATCTCCCGGCAATCCGATCTGGGATATTCCAGTCGAGTTGGAAGAGATCGCTTCCGCTTTCAGAAAGCAGAAAAAAATGGATTAG
- a CDS encoding NUDIX domain-containing protein: protein MEFFFKKKGLRVRVAALIRNRKGEILLLQQKKKDAYYWLLPGGGIEFGESAEDALRRELKEELSLDITSANFLFLNESIDPKGNRHLLQLVFLATVKKQDPTVNLKEKAITGFGYFPLKAVLEMDIRPDIKDFLSSGKYKPAPFIRSQWVYDK, encoded by the coding sequence ATGGAATTCTTTTTTAAAAAGAAAGGTTTGAGGGTCAGAGTGGCCGCATTGATCCGAAATCGAAAGGGGGAGATCCTTCTTTTGCAGCAAAAAAAGAAGGATGCCTATTATTGGTTATTACCGGGAGGCGGGATCGAATTCGGGGAAAGCGCAGAAGACGCATTAAGAAGGGAACTGAAAGAAGAACTTTCTCTCGATATCACCAGCGCCAATTTTCTATTTTTAAACGAGTCTATAGATCCTAAGGGAAATCGTCACCTTCTACAGTTGGTATTCTTAGCAACCGTCAAAAAACAGGACCCTACTGTGAACCTGAAAGAGAAAGCGATCACAGGATTCGGCTATTTTCCTTTGAAAGCGGTTTTAGAAATGGATATAAGACCGGATATTAAGGATTTTCTTAGTTCGGGAAAATATAAACCGGCTCCCTTTATACGAAGCCAATGGGTATACGATAAATGA
- the pyk gene encoding pyruvate kinase: MFSPEKKTKMVCTIGPSSSDEITITALLRAGMDIARMNFSHGIHEVHKKVFETLRKCESESGVPLGIMADLQGPKIRTGKLRVPQIELEKGNKIRLLPDAEYLGDSEAVGTTYPAMIEDLRSGDKLLVDDGKLVLEVESKSSKEAVLKVIIGGILKSNKGINLPGTPISAPALSEKDLLDLKFALNLGVDYVALSFVRRASDLELAREMMRGTQTGLIAKIERPEAIRNIDEILEAADGIMIARGDLGVEVETERVPVLQKELIYKANRAGKPVITATQMLESMVDNPRPTRAEASDVANAVMDGTDAVMLSGESASGKYPVESAEMMAKILRETENLDRIYEIHWNLKKSELEIERAALGSAAREIAHSINAKAIVNFTRSGYSALITSEMRPKVPILSFTPYLATARKMKLYRGVQPYVMPFMETFFDMIRYMETKLPEDGMLTPGDIVVILSGAPGGEAKSVDFLQIYKIR; this comes from the coding sequence ATGTTTAGCCCTGAAAAAAAAACCAAAATGGTTTGCACTATCGGTCCTTCTTCCTCAGATGAAATTACTATCACTGCACTTCTCCGTGCCGGAATGGACATCGCGAGAATGAATTTCTCTCACGGAATTCACGAAGTTCACAAAAAAGTTTTCGAAACTTTGCGCAAATGTGAATCCGAATCCGGCGTTCCTCTTGGCATCATGGCCGATTTGCAGGGACCAAAAATCAGAACCGGAAAACTCCGGGTTCCCCAAATCGAATTAGAAAAGGGAAACAAGATCAGACTTTTACCCGACGCGGAATACTTAGGAGACTCCGAGGCGGTCGGCACTACCTACCCTGCCATGATAGAAGATCTTCGTTCGGGAGACAAACTATTAGTAGATGACGGTAAACTCGTACTAGAAGTCGAATCCAAATCAAGCAAAGAAGCCGTTTTAAAAGTTATAATAGGCGGAATTTTAAAAAGCAACAAAGGAATTAATTTGCCGGGAACCCCTATCTCCGCACCTGCACTTTCCGAAAAAGACCTGCTGGATCTAAAGTTTGCACTAAATTTAGGAGTGGATTACGTCGCATTAAGTTTTGTAAGACGAGCTTCCGACTTGGAACTTGCCAGAGAAATGATGAGAGGAACACAGACCGGGCTCATCGCCAAAATAGAGAGACCGGAAGCGATCCGTAATATAGACGAAATTTTAGAAGCGGCAGACGGGATCATGATCGCAAGAGGTGACCTCGGGGTAGAAGTGGAAACGGAAAGAGTTCCGGTTTTACAAAAAGAACTCATCTATAAAGCGAACCGTGCGGGAAAACCCGTAATCACCGCGACTCAAATGTTAGAATCCATGGTGGACAACCCACGCCCCACTAGGGCTGAGGCAAGCGATGTTGCAAACGCGGTAATGGACGGAACAGATGCAGTGATGTTATCAGGAGAATCCGCCAGCGGAAAATATCCCGTCGAATCCGCAGAGATGATGGCAAAGATCCTAAGAGAAACGGAAAACTTGGATCGTATTTACGAGATCCACTGGAATTTAAAAAAATCAGAATTAGAAATAGAAAGAGCGGCATTAGGCTCCGCTGCAAGAGAAATAGCACATAGTATCAATGCTAAAGCTATCGTTAATTTTACAAGAAGCGGTTATTCAGCGCTCATCACTTCGGAAATGAGACCGAAGGTCCCTATCCTTTCTTTTACTCCGTATTTAGCGACTGCAAGAAAGATGAAATTATATCGCGGGGTACAACCTTACGTTATGCCCTTTATGGAAACTTTTTTCGATATGATCCGCTATATGGAAACAAAACTTCCTGAAGACGGGATGTTGACTCCTGGAGATATAGTTGTAATTCTTTCCGGAGCTCCGGGAGGAGAAGCAAAGTCCGTGGATTTTTTGCAAATTTATAAAATACGATAA
- a CDS encoding SpoIIE family protein phosphatase, giving the protein MTSITIKPEILIIDDDRDVGEALEILLSKLGYNSTFFDSVEKGKEYFEKESNPIVFLDIHMPKTSGLDVLPYFKNLNPATQVIMMTGERDINNVVTSLTHKASDFLLKPFSLQTVRIAAQRALDYYTLLKEKEARDENILRDLRLASKIQKKILSVPVISPLEVAVDNTPASFVSGDFYVLSKIDNKIMVLLGDIEDHGVTSGLIGLLMTSIAREAYKENQDPSNVLKRMNLELAQEIGTHSLTAAVAVIDLEKKTIRYARGGHPFPVLYQASGQKLLNEKSGQLLGIMDALEFESHEIPYETGDVLFLYSDGLLNSLSSPLFKELEEVRKKGLGIEEYQEAIRTFSKVSLPTREFRDDSSYLLLRL; this is encoded by the coding sequence ATGACATCAATTACGATTAAGCCTGAAATTCTGATCATAGACGATGATCGGGACGTAGGAGAAGCCCTGGAAATTCTTCTCTCCAAATTAGGCTACAATTCCACTTTTTTCGATTCAGTGGAGAAAGGTAAGGAATATTTCGAAAAAGAATCCAACCCTATCGTCTTCCTGGACATCCATATGCCGAAAACCAGCGGGTTGGACGTCCTACCTTATTTCAAAAATTTGAATCCTGCCACTCAGGTCATCATGATGACGGGAGAAAGGGATATCAATAATGTGGTGACATCTCTCACTCATAAGGCTTCCGATTTTCTTTTAAAACCGTTCTCTCTTCAGACCGTGCGCATCGCGGCCCAAAGAGCATTGGATTATTATACTTTACTAAAGGAGAAGGAAGCGAGGGACGAAAATATCCTTAGGGATCTAAGGCTTGCCTCTAAGATCCAAAAAAAGATACTTTCCGTTCCCGTAATCTCTCCTTTGGAAGTGGCTGTCGATAATACTCCCGCTTCTTTCGTGAGCGGGGATTTTTACGTTCTTTCTAAGATAGATAACAAAATAATGGTCCTTCTCGGCGATATAGAGGATCACGGGGTGACTTCAGGACTGATAGGACTTCTCATGACAAGCATTGCAAGAGAAGCTTATAAAGAAAACCAGGACCCTTCGAATGTTCTGAAAAGAATGAACCTGGAACTTGCCCAAGAGATTGGAACTCATAGCCTGACGGCTGCTGTTGCGGTGATCGATCTGGAAAAAAAGACGATCCGTTATGCGAGAGGGGGGCATCCTTTTCCTGTTTTATATCAAGCCTCCGGACAAAAACTTCTGAACGAAAAATCGGGACAATTACTCGGCATTATGGATGCCTTGGAATTCGAGTCTCATGAGATCCCGTATGAGACCGGGGATGTTTTGTTCTTATACAGTGACGGCCTTTTGAATAGTTTATCTAGTCCTTTATTCAAGGAATTGGAAGAAGTGCGCAAAAAAGGTCTAGGTATAGAAGAATACCAAGAGGCGATCCGCACTTTTAGTAAAGTGAGTTTACCTACTCGGGAATTCAGAGACGATTCAAGTTATCTACTTTTGAGGCTCTAA
- a CDS encoding mechanosensitive ion channel family protein produces the protein MEEILRLLNPISLLNAKERSLTEELVLVVYFILILVIVYKTFVLTFDRISPPADNAVRYNRRRVTRILFVVVGAVSLLPVIFSGLSYLPTVMGLAGAGIVISLKDITLNYVGWLLIHGSNGFEVGDRIEIEGVKGDVVNIGINRFTLMELSQDPKSEQSTNRLVHLPNHTIILHKVYVVKEKLGFVWDEFRIKIPHGSDWESAEKILNGILKNRSVIDQRKVDYSVRELSKNYLVRLGKTTPIVYVNVEEGGVLFSLRYLTHIKDVRNQKASISREVLKKFAEAGITMI, from the coding sequence ATGGAAGAAATACTTCGGCTCTTAAATCCGATCTCACTTCTGAATGCGAAGGAAAGATCCTTAACGGAAGAACTCGTTTTGGTCGTGTATTTCATTCTGATCCTAGTAATCGTTTATAAAACTTTCGTATTGACTTTCGATAGGATCAGTCCTCCGGCCGATAATGCGGTCAGATACAATCGCAGAAGGGTGACCCGGATCTTATTTGTTGTTGTGGGGGCAGTGTCCCTTCTTCCCGTAATTTTTTCCGGTTTGTCTTATCTTCCCACCGTAATGGGGCTTGCCGGAGCGGGTATCGTTATCTCATTAAAAGATATCACTTTGAATTATGTTGGCTGGCTTTTGATACACGGCAGTAACGGTTTCGAAGTAGGGGATCGTATCGAGATCGAAGGTGTGAAAGGAGACGTGGTAAACATAGGGATCAACAGATTTACTTTGATGGAGTTGAGTCAGGATCCTAAGTCGGAACAGTCCACGAATCGTTTAGTACATCTTCCGAACCATACGATCATTCTTCATAAAGTATATGTGGTGAAGGAAAAATTAGGGTTTGTTTGGGACGAGTTCAGGATTAAGATACCTCACGGCTCAGATTGGGAGAGTGCGGAAAAAATTTTAAACGGCATTCTTAAGAATAGATCCGTAATTGACCAACGTAAGGTAGATTATTCCGTAAGAGAGCTTTCCAAAAATTATTTGGTCCGTTTGGGGAAAACCACTCCCATCGTGTACGTAAACGTGGAAGAGGGAGGGGTATTATTCTCTCTTCGTTATCTGACTCACATCAAAGATGTGAGGAATCAAAAGGCAAGTATCTCCCGAGAAGTTTTAAAAAAATTTGCGGAAGCCGGTATTACGATGATCTAA
- the fabG gene encoding 3-oxoacyl-ACP reductase FabG yields MIDLKGKNAIITGAARGIGKATALKLAQAGANVVIADLNEEASKATAEEIAKVTGVKAIGVAVNVANAESAQAGIQAVVDNFGSIDILVNNAGITKDTLMLRMKQEQWDAVIAVNLTGTFNCTQAAVKFMAKNPNGGSIINLSSIAGVNGNIGQTNYSASKAGVIGLTKAVALEMAGRKIRCNAIAPGFIATEMTDAIPEKIRTAMVAAIPLKRAGQPDDIANTIAFLASDLSSFITGQLIEVNGGGFLPGVQA; encoded by the coding sequence ATGATCGATTTGAAAGGCAAAAACGCCATTATAACCGGGGCTGCCCGCGGAATCGGTAAAGCAACCGCTCTTAAACTGGCGCAAGCAGGCGCAAATGTTGTTATCGCCGACTTAAATGAAGAGGCAAGTAAAGCTACTGCGGAAGAGATCGCAAAAGTTACAGGTGTAAAAGCGATCGGAGTCGCTGTAAACGTAGCAAACGCGGAATCCGCACAAGCTGGTATCCAAGCTGTAGTGGATAATTTCGGTTCAATTGACATCCTAGTGAACAACGCAGGTATCACTAAAGATACTCTTATGCTCAGAATGAAACAGGAACAATGGGACGCTGTAATCGCAGTGAACCTGACCGGAACTTTCAACTGCACCCAAGCTGCCGTAAAATTTATGGCAAAAAATCCGAACGGCGGATCCATTATCAACCTTTCTTCCATCGCAGGAGTGAACGGAAATATCGGACAAACCAACTACTCCGCGTCGAAAGCGGGGGTAATCGGTTTGACCAAAGCTGTCGCGCTGGAAATGGCAGGTCGTAAGATCCGTTGTAATGCGATTGCTCCGGGATTTATCGCTACGGAGATGACCGACGCGATCCCTGAAAAGATCCGCACCGCAATGGTAGCTGCGATCCCTTTGAAGAGAGCAGGACAACCGGATGATATCGCGAATACTATCGCGTTCTTAGCTTCCGATCTTTCCTCCTTCATTACAGGACAATTGATCGAAGTGAACGGTGGGGGATTCCTTCCAGGAGTCCAAGCCTAA
- the acpP gene encoding acyl carrier protein, producing the protein MADFEKIKSIIVEQLGVDESEVTPEAHFIDDLGADSLDTVELVMALEEEFGVEISDEDAEKIQTVGDVIKFIDTLKS; encoded by the coding sequence ATGGCAGATTTCGAAAAGATTAAGTCTATTATCGTTGAGCAACTTGGAGTGGACGAGTCCGAAGTGACTCCTGAAGCACACTTCATTGATGACCTCGGTGCAGACTCTCTTGACACAGTTGAACTCGTTATGGCTCTTGAAGAAGAGTTTGGCGTTGAAATTTCCGATGAGGATGCTGAAAAGATCCAAACCGTCGGAGACGTAATTAAGTTCATCGACACTCTAAAGTCCTAA